A region of Chelonoidis abingdonii isolate Lonesome George chromosome 8, CheloAbing_2.0, whole genome shotgun sequence DNA encodes the following proteins:
- the CNGA2 gene encoding cyclic nucleotide-gated channel alpha-2 isoform X2: MKGQSNGLKNSPASHPPQLSVTTSTEDDPERTELGPSRALSAGDDTSSELQRVAALDNADQPGRSTFQGRGALSRIVRLVVVLRDWANKGLREEEQRPDSFLERFHGPELQMVTEGDGNAQGDQENDGSKCKKKKWELFVVDPAEDWYYHWLLVIAVPVLYNWCILVARSCFSALQRDYWIHWLVLDYVSDCIYVADIVIRLRTGFLEQGLLVRDPKKLRDNYITTLQFKLDVLSILPTDLAYLAVGLHQPELRFNRLLHFSRMFEFFDRTETRTSYPNIFRISNLVLYILIIIHWNACIYYAISKAIGFGSDTWVYPNITDPEYGYLAREYVYCLYWSTLTLTTIGETPPPERDEEYLFVIVDFLIGVLIFATIVGNVGSMISNMNATRAEFQAKIDAIKHYMQFRKVSKHMEAKVIKWFDYLWTNKKAVDEREVLKNLPDKLRAEIAINVHLETLKKVRIFQDCEAGLLVELVLKLRPQVFSPGDYICRKGDIGKEMYIIKEGKLAVVAEDGVTQYALLTTGSCFGEISILNIKGSKMGNRRTANIRSLGYSDLFCLSKDDLMEAVTEYPDAKRVLEERGREILIKEGLLDESAAAESSEGKDTEQKLERLESHLNTLHTRFARLLTEYNAAQQKLKQRITVLESRVKQYNQEEFFSDSSDSPLEEEEVTKFKGQE; encoded by the exons ATGAAGGGACAGAGTAATGGTCTGAAGAATTCAcctgccagccaccctccccAGTTGTCCGTCACAACCAGTACTGAAGATGATCCGGAGCGGACTGAGCTTGGCCCCAGCAG agccCTGTCTGCAGGTGATGATACCTCCTCGGAGCTGCAGAGGGTGGCTGCATTGGACAATGCAGATCAGCCAGGCCGCTCCACCTTCCAAGGGAGAGGAGCTCTGTCCAG GATAGTCCGTCTGGTCGTGGTGCTCAGAGACTGGGCTAACAAAGGCTTGCGGGAGGAGGAGCAAAGACCAGACTCGTTTCTCGAGCGGTTTCATGGGCCGGAGCTGCAGATGGTGACCGAAGGAGATGGCAACGCCCAAGGGGACCAAGAAAACGATGGCAGCAAATGCAAAAA GAAGAAATGGGAGCTCTTTGTGGTGGATCCTGCAGAAGACTGGTATTACCACTGGCTGCTTGTCATTGCAGTGCCCGTCCTTTACAACTGGTGTATACTCGTGGCAAG GTCCTGTTTCAGTGCCCTCCAGAGGGACTACTGGATCCACTGGCTGGTGCTGGACTATGTCTCGGACTGTATCTACGTTGCCGATATTGTCATTCGGCTGCGCACAG GTTTTTTGGAACAGGGTCTGCTGGTCAGGGACCCGAAGAAGCTACGTGATAACTACATCACCACCTTACAATTCAAGCTGGACGTCCTCTCTATCTTGCCAACAGACCTGGCCTACCTTGCAGTGGGATTACATCAACCTGAACTACGCTTCAACCGGCTGCTGCACTTCTCCCGCATGTTTGAGTTTTTCGACCGGACCGAGACCAGAACCAGCTACCCAAATATCTTCAGGATCAGCAACCTGGTTCTCTACATCCTGATAATCATCCATTGGAATGCCTGTATTTACTATGCCATCTCCAAGGCCATTGGGTTTGGGTCAGACACCTGGGTGTACCCCAATATCACCGACCCTGAGTATGGCTATCTCGCCAGAGAATATGTCTATTGCCTCTACTGGTCCACTCTGACCCTGACTACCATTGGGGAGACCCCGCCCCCGGAGCGCGATGAGGAGTACCTCTTTGTCATTGTTGACTTCCTCATTGGTGTCCTGATCTTCGCCACCATCGTCGGGAATGTGGGCTCCATGATCTCCAACATGAATGCCACCAGGGCAGAGTTCCAGGCCAAGATAGATGCCATCAAGCACTACATGCAATTCCGCAAGGTCAGCAAGCACATGGAGGCCAAAGTTATCAAGTGGTTTGACTACTTGTGGACCAACAAGAAGGCTGTGGATGAGCGTGAGGTCCTTAAGAACCTCCCTGACAAGCTGAGGGCGGAGATTGCCATCAACGTCCACCTGGAGACTTTGAAGAAAGTGAGAATCTTCCAGGACTGTGAGGCTGGTCTGCTGGTGGAGCTAGTGCTGAAGCTTCGACCACAGGTTTTCAGCCCAGGAGATTACATTTGCCGGAAGGGGGACATTGGCAAGGAGATGTACATCATCAAGGAGGGAAAGTTGGCTGTGGTGGCAGAAGATGGCGTGACTCAGTACGCTTTACTCACCACAGGAAGTTGCTTTGGCGAGATCAGCATCCTCAACATCAAAGGGAGCAAAATGGGCAACCGGCGCACGGCCAACATCCGAAGCCTTGGCTACTCCGATCTCTTCTGCCTGTCGAAGGATGACTTGATGGAAGCAGTGACTGAGTACCCTGATGCCAAGCGGGTCCTGGAGGAGCGTGGCCGGGAGATCCTGATCAAGGAAGGGCTTCTGGATGAGTCTGCGGCTGCAGAGAGCTCGGAAGGGAAGGACACTGAGCAGAAGCTGGAGAGGCTGGAGTCCCACCTGAACACGCTGCACACCCGTTTTGCCCGGCTCCTGACTGAGTACAATGCTGCCCAGCAGAAGCTCAAACAGCGCATCACTGTCTTGGAGTCCAGGGTAAAGCAGTACAACCAGGAGGAATTCTTCTCAGACAGCTCAGACAGCCCCCTGGAGGAAGAAGAAGTAACTAAATTCAAAGGGCAGGAGTGA
- the CNGA2 gene encoding cyclic nucleotide-gated channel alpha-2 isoform X1, giving the protein MTLSSWERVHASGFLTWRMKGQSNGLKNSPASHPPQLSVTTSTEDDPERTELGPSRALSAGDDTSSELQRVAALDNADQPGRSTFQGRGALSRIVRLVVVLRDWANKGLREEEQRPDSFLERFHGPELQMVTEGDGNAQGDQENDGSKCKKKKWELFVVDPAEDWYYHWLLVIAVPVLYNWCILVARSCFSALQRDYWIHWLVLDYVSDCIYVADIVIRLRTGFLEQGLLVRDPKKLRDNYITTLQFKLDVLSILPTDLAYLAVGLHQPELRFNRLLHFSRMFEFFDRTETRTSYPNIFRISNLVLYILIIIHWNACIYYAISKAIGFGSDTWVYPNITDPEYGYLAREYVYCLYWSTLTLTTIGETPPPERDEEYLFVIVDFLIGVLIFATIVGNVGSMISNMNATRAEFQAKIDAIKHYMQFRKVSKHMEAKVIKWFDYLWTNKKAVDEREVLKNLPDKLRAEIAINVHLETLKKVRIFQDCEAGLLVELVLKLRPQVFSPGDYICRKGDIGKEMYIIKEGKLAVVAEDGVTQYALLTTGSCFGEISILNIKGSKMGNRRTANIRSLGYSDLFCLSKDDLMEAVTEYPDAKRVLEERGREILIKEGLLDESAAAESSEGKDTEQKLERLESHLNTLHTRFARLLTEYNAAQQKLKQRITVLESRVKQYNQEEFFSDSSDSPLEEEEVTKFKGQE; this is encoded by the exons aTGACACTAAGCAGCTGGGAGAG GGTTCATGCCAGTGGCTTTCTCACATGGAGGATGAAGGGACAGAGTAATGGTCTGAAGAATTCAcctgccagccaccctccccAGTTGTCCGTCACAACCAGTACTGAAGATGATCCGGAGCGGACTGAGCTTGGCCCCAGCAG agccCTGTCTGCAGGTGATGATACCTCCTCGGAGCTGCAGAGGGTGGCTGCATTGGACAATGCAGATCAGCCAGGCCGCTCCACCTTCCAAGGGAGAGGAGCTCTGTCCAG GATAGTCCGTCTGGTCGTGGTGCTCAGAGACTGGGCTAACAAAGGCTTGCGGGAGGAGGAGCAAAGACCAGACTCGTTTCTCGAGCGGTTTCATGGGCCGGAGCTGCAGATGGTGACCGAAGGAGATGGCAACGCCCAAGGGGACCAAGAAAACGATGGCAGCAAATGCAAAAA GAAGAAATGGGAGCTCTTTGTGGTGGATCCTGCAGAAGACTGGTATTACCACTGGCTGCTTGTCATTGCAGTGCCCGTCCTTTACAACTGGTGTATACTCGTGGCAAG GTCCTGTTTCAGTGCCCTCCAGAGGGACTACTGGATCCACTGGCTGGTGCTGGACTATGTCTCGGACTGTATCTACGTTGCCGATATTGTCATTCGGCTGCGCACAG GTTTTTTGGAACAGGGTCTGCTGGTCAGGGACCCGAAGAAGCTACGTGATAACTACATCACCACCTTACAATTCAAGCTGGACGTCCTCTCTATCTTGCCAACAGACCTGGCCTACCTTGCAGTGGGATTACATCAACCTGAACTACGCTTCAACCGGCTGCTGCACTTCTCCCGCATGTTTGAGTTTTTCGACCGGACCGAGACCAGAACCAGCTACCCAAATATCTTCAGGATCAGCAACCTGGTTCTCTACATCCTGATAATCATCCATTGGAATGCCTGTATTTACTATGCCATCTCCAAGGCCATTGGGTTTGGGTCAGACACCTGGGTGTACCCCAATATCACCGACCCTGAGTATGGCTATCTCGCCAGAGAATATGTCTATTGCCTCTACTGGTCCACTCTGACCCTGACTACCATTGGGGAGACCCCGCCCCCGGAGCGCGATGAGGAGTACCTCTTTGTCATTGTTGACTTCCTCATTGGTGTCCTGATCTTCGCCACCATCGTCGGGAATGTGGGCTCCATGATCTCCAACATGAATGCCACCAGGGCAGAGTTCCAGGCCAAGATAGATGCCATCAAGCACTACATGCAATTCCGCAAGGTCAGCAAGCACATGGAGGCCAAAGTTATCAAGTGGTTTGACTACTTGTGGACCAACAAGAAGGCTGTGGATGAGCGTGAGGTCCTTAAGAACCTCCCTGACAAGCTGAGGGCGGAGATTGCCATCAACGTCCACCTGGAGACTTTGAAGAAAGTGAGAATCTTCCAGGACTGTGAGGCTGGTCTGCTGGTGGAGCTAGTGCTGAAGCTTCGACCACAGGTTTTCAGCCCAGGAGATTACATTTGCCGGAAGGGGGACATTGGCAAGGAGATGTACATCATCAAGGAGGGAAAGTTGGCTGTGGTGGCAGAAGATGGCGTGACTCAGTACGCTTTACTCACCACAGGAAGTTGCTTTGGCGAGATCAGCATCCTCAACATCAAAGGGAGCAAAATGGGCAACCGGCGCACGGCCAACATCCGAAGCCTTGGCTACTCCGATCTCTTCTGCCTGTCGAAGGATGACTTGATGGAAGCAGTGACTGAGTACCCTGATGCCAAGCGGGTCCTGGAGGAGCGTGGCCGGGAGATCCTGATCAAGGAAGGGCTTCTGGATGAGTCTGCGGCTGCAGAGAGCTCGGAAGGGAAGGACACTGAGCAGAAGCTGGAGAGGCTGGAGTCCCACCTGAACACGCTGCACACCCGTTTTGCCCGGCTCCTGACTGAGTACAATGCTGCCCAGCAGAAGCTCAAACAGCGCATCACTGTCTTGGAGTCCAGGGTAAAGCAGTACAACCAGGAGGAATTCTTCTCAGACAGCTCAGACAGCCCCCTGGAGGAAGAAGAAGTAACTAAATTCAAAGGGCAGGAGTGA